The window ttgacccgataatccgaacactttaaaaattaagcattattattatatatatatatatatatatatatatatttatttacttaattttttaaacataaaagagTTTAGTGTAATAGTTCAAGATGTaagattcaaataattttaatttggtcACATTTTCAAATCTTATCGAAAACACatcttttaaaactaaaattagaacaactaatttaatttttcacgtttttttctTTGTGGCTGGGGCAGCCCAAGGTTTAGGACCGTCACTTAGTTCCATAACTAAATAAGGTATTCctttggaaaataaaatatatttatattttattaatccctttttaaaaaaaatcatttttataaccTTACACTCCCTAGATTATGATTTTAGGGTGGTATTTTGTTCCTGCTCCTCCCGTGAGAAAAATAACTTACAATACTCTCTAGCAAACTATTAATTAAGTCACCATAACCCAAACCTTAGTACTAATCTATATATGGAACATCACAAAATTTGTGATATTTATTGAGTTTGAGTTTGTTCTTGATTTTCAGGATGAGGTGAATAAGGTGATGACTATGAATCGAGGTCACACATTGACTTATActgaatttgtttgtttttctcaCTATCGAAGCATATTTTATTCTTGGTGTTTTAACTTTTGATGGGAAAACATTTTCATTGATCTACAGTTAAACTGTAATAGACAATTACAAACAACAAGAATAGGaacaagttaataaaaaaaaaagagttcaTAGAACTGTGCATCAaaggaaattaaaaaaaaaaaatcaaccaagAGGCTAGCTCCTACACGTAAACTACTTATAGGgtttacaaaataaatcatgGAGACgaagttaaaaataagtttaagaatatatttataacttatcGACAAAACAAGACGAcaatgaaagaagaaaaaaacaagtCTTAATTTCACTGTggttttaaaatacataaatatctCAAAGTTCTTGTAACTATTTGATTTCCTTTTCAAACTGTGTTTGATAGTTCTCTTAACGAATTTTATCTTCTAACAAAAAATAGTTTAacttagtatatatatatgactaaaTACAATGCACGTGCAcaatatctatttttatttgtttgggAAAACCCATATCTAGTTGACATAAAAATGTACAAATGACTAGGTTAGCAACCGCCTTTAAGGTAATCCTTTCGTTTAAACCACTCTATTGTGCCCATACTCCAAATTGTGGTTTTGTACACATCTTCCCTCCCATTACATTAATTCCTTTAATTTGTACAAACCAAACCCATTATATTAGCCCACACTTACATtccttataaataatattccaTTCAATCTATCTTTCTATCTATACCACTACTTATTATAACTTATCTCTTCACTTTCACACTACTACTATATTTAGTCACCAAAAATAGTTATGGCAATGTCATATCTTCTTGTTGTTATCTTCTTTGCATCCCTTGTTTCGGGCGAAAGACCGTGGTCAGAGTTGGAACTCAATCGTAATGTGAACTCACTTGATTTGAATCCTATGAGAAGGGAACTTGCGTCTCCTACTAAAACATTTAGTGTTGATTCTTATGGAGCTAAGGGCGATGGAAGTCACGATGACACTGAGGTTATTATATATAGACCtgttacaaaatattattatctcgTGGCGATAACAATTTAGTGTTGGATATatgacattttatatttttaatattttattaataacaagCTTAATACAttgtaaatgaaaaaaattattgtttcttTTGGCTTTTCATTCACCTTGCAAGGATTCTAGTgacttaatttgtttaatttaatgatatgtatgtttgattatgtttaGGCATTTGCAATGGCTTGGAAAGGGGCGTGTTCCTCTACTACTAGCGCGATCCTAATGGTTCCCAAGAAGAGCTATTTGTTAAAACCGATAACCTTCTCGGGCCCTTGTAAATCTGTTGTTAATGTTCAGGTAACCTAATTTACTACATTAATCTTATAGATTCACGATGAACGATAGCTTGACAATGCAAGTGTTTTGGTTATGTAAGATTGTTGGAACCATTGAAGCATCGAATAATCGGGGAGACTACAAAGAAGTGAGCAATCGTCAATGGCTCATGTTTGAAAATGTGGAAAATCTTGTAGTCCAAGGCGGTGGAACCATCGATGGTAATGGCAAGATTTGGTGGCAGAATTCTTGCAAGATTAATGATGATCTTGTAAGACaaacaactttttttattttattttcaagaaaCCGAATTCAATGTATTGTTGATTAACATATTCTCATATTGAATTTTTGTAGGCTTGCAAGGATGCTCCTACGGTTTGTCCCTCATGCTAAAATGATTGTTTTATCTTGaccaattttaattaaataatgaaagtGACATAATTGACCATGTAGGCATTGACCTTCCTCGGATGTAAGAACTTAGTCGTGAAGAATTTAAAGATCCAAAACGCGCAACAAATCCATGTTTCTTTTGAGAAATGTAGCAAAGTGGAAGCCTCTTCTCTCGCTATTTCTTCGCCCGAGAGCAGCCCCAATACCGATGGAATTCATGTCACAAATACTCAAAACATACAAATTTCCAATTGTGTCATTGCTACAggtatatatagatattatccCAATTAAAAAAGTAACTAAATTATAGTGATACAATTCGAGATATTATGATGTGTAACTTTTTCATCATTAAGGTGATGATTGCATCTCAATTGTAAGTGGATCACAACAAGTACAAGCCACTGGCATTACATGTGGACCTGGTCATGGAATAAGGTAAGAAACTTTCAAATAAAAGCTAATTAAAttctcaatattattattataaatgaggaatttaaataattagtgtATAATGTAGTATTGGAAGCTTAGGACAAGGAAATTCAGGAGCCTATGTTTCAGATGTGGTAGTGGATGGGGTTAAACTCATTCGAACTACTAATGGAGTTAGAATTAAGACTTGGCAGGTAATTTATTTGACTTACAAATTTACTTGtacaaaattagaaattaaattttattgattttgtaatCGTAGGGAGGATCCGGATCTGCAAGTAACATTAAGTTTCAAAACATTCAAATGATCGGAGTGTCTAATCCCATCATCATCGACCAAAACTATTGTGATCGTGAAAAGAAATGTAACCAAGaggtatatatatacatttatcttctttgataattataaatataatttaacttttaattttttttatttcacttaaGACTTCGGCAGTTCAAGTGAAGAATATTCTTTACAAGAATATACATGGGACGAGCGCATCTGTAGATGCGATTACATTAAACTGTAGTAAGAATTATCCGTGCGAACAGATCATGATGCAAAATGTCGTAATAGAGAAAGAAGATGGTTCTTCGGCCAAAGCTTCATGTATCAACGCCAAGTTTAGCGGATCTAGTGTGGTGTCACCTAATTGCAACCCTGTTTGAATACAAATCATAATAATCTAGCAAATGCTTgattaaagaataaatttattgtttaattacatgtcattatattgttaaattattttctaacatcTAAGTATAAGGAGACAAAGTGGGGatgcattatatatttttttagtttgttgATAATAAGGTggtgtatttttatttataaaatatatggaCAAGGTATATGGTTGTGAAGTTGTATTGTAGTTtgtatcattttaaataattggagaataagttttgaaaaatgattaaGGAGAGgaaagaaaacaatattttaattttattattatcataataagTTAGGTACCCATcttcaattttaaaatgtttgtaccagaaattaaactcaaaattttaatactttagataaaaaaaattacttaaactTTTGTGATGAGTTAAGAAGAATGAAGTATATATAtccaatttatttgaaaaagtaagaatgttagaattttatttatctgtAAGCAAAGGATAATTcgagttaaattttaaataataaatttaatactaatCCGACCTTAGCTCAGTTAGTAGAGCGGAGAAGCGGAGTACTGTAGTATTTAGCTGGTATCCTTAGGTCACTAGTTTGAATCCGGTAGATTGgattatttttcatgttttttttttcgcTTCAATTTTGTTTCTTGtgaatatgaatattattttgtttacaaCCAATATATTTGATAGAATTAATACAGATATCTTCTTACTTTTAACGATCAGAATGAGAGTCTAGGTAAGTAATAAGTGGTGATTCCAATATCTCAACTATGTGGgaaattcttttttttcttctcttttagcAATATTAGTATATCTGATAGAATTCATATACTTGCATTATTGTCTTTGAACAATCAAAGACGAGAGTTTAGGTGAACACacattgatgatttgaatgtcTCAACCTTGATAACTATAACaggaaaattataaataaaacgagTAGATAAACGTATGTTTTGCcctatttaatattaattagagtagcaaatagtgaattaaattgaaaacattaagaAATTAAGGGGCTATGTTAcatttttactgtaatattgTTTTTGGGGTAGCTGAACATAGAttctgatgcagcgtgcgtggctaggatgaacctttatcaagattcgttgattcttacgaataccgaaagttgatagatattgaggaaacctcgttttctgattaataatcttcccctaacaaagtgttttaagattcttttaaatactcaaaccctagcttgcaaaagaaataaacaacttttaataaattgcaaaaaaacacccgaaactaataaaaatgcgattttgagctcctaaacgtttccgcccgaaaacactaggcaatcgtcgaaatctgacacttgcgagatattttcggatgctgcaactttcgcataaacgcctcttcgactcgcaccgcatcattccccccagggtagaaaagattcgtcctcgaatctggaaccgcatcatcctcatcagaagaagactcacccacaaaaggaacaagatacttcacattgaacacatcagaggtacgcacatggctgggaaggcgtaaacgataagcattggggttgatcttctccacaatctcaacaggaccaatcttcttagcagcaagcttgctatattcatgagctggaaaacgatccttagtcagaatagcccacacaaagtcaccaacttcaaaatcaacagcacgccttctcgaatcagccttctccttgtacttggcagtagcagcaaccaagcggtcatgagtggtctgatgaacctgagccaactgaccaacaaaatccgcagcagtggaatgaggacgcaccttgctgggcagcgctaacaaatcaagaggagcacgcggagacagcccgtaaatcacatggaaaggactgaaatcAGTGGAgtgattaacagcatgattgtgagcaaactcggcctgaggcagcttcagatcccaagccttaggatgatccccaactaaactgcgcagaaggttccccaaagacctattaacaacttcagtttggccatcagtttgcgggtgataggcactactaaaattcagctgagtattaaccaaacgccaaagactcctccaaaagtgattcacaaagcgagtgtcccgatcagaaactatggaggcaggaagtccatgaaggcgatacacatccctgaaataaagctgtgcaacagccacagcatcagaggttttcttgcagggaatgaaatgaaccatcttcgagaatcggtcaaccaccacaaaaatcgaatcagaaccacgctgggtacgtggcagcccaaggacaaaatccatactgacatcagaccatggttgagtgggaataggtagaggcaagtataacccgacattagtcgaagcgcccttagccaactgacaaacacgacaacgagcaacaaaacgccccacctctttgcgcatcgaaggccagaaataagaagctgcaagaagctggaaggtacgatcacgcccaacatggccttctttgtggagttcctgaatcatcctcaaacgcaggctgcaatctggaatgcacagctgcacaccgcggaaaaggaacccatccttttttggggtaagaagggccgggacagcacagggactaaggctttctcgaatgtgtcccttaacagcaagtcctccacctgtctacgcaactcttcatgttctttgggactcatgcggtaatgaggacggttgggtagggcagcacctggaaccaagtcaatgtgatgctggatatcacgcaaaggaggcaaggcacaaggcagattctcaggaaaaacatctgcaaactcatgtaacagcggctgcactggaataggcacctcagaactagcaccacagataatcagcgaacaaaatagagcaaacaccatgcccgattcgaccatggcggtctgaaaaggaccccgagacaacaaggtggtaggggggcgcatgatgagtgggggcagcacccttcttgggctgatttggcatcaacacaatcttggtaccatgaaataagaacgtgtaggtattagcacgcccatcatgtataacagaatgatcaaactgccaagggcgaccaagtaaaaggtgacaagcatccatatgaaccacatcacaatatacaacatcacgataatgggaaccaatggaaaaattaacaagtacgcgcttagaaactgtaacatccataccttgactcagccaggacagacgataaggcttggggtgaggttcagtggacagacccagcttcgaaactgcaacctcagaaatcacattctcacaactcccagcatcaatgatgaaggtgcaaactttgccaccgatggtacaagtggaatggaacagattattacgtaaccactcgttgtcaggagcacgaggggttaaacatgatcgacgaatcaccaaaagggggccaacatcaccagaaacatactcctccgctgcctcatcatcataaacatcatacactggcgctgaatctgaaggaagagcagagtcaagatcatccacctcagtaaaaagaccacgattggtggactttgggttgcgacactctgcttggcgatggccaacttcaccacaattgaaacaacgcaagccaccgggacgtccctgcgggggggctgtagtgccgcgagggggggctggggtgggatcggcc is drawn from Impatiens glandulifera chromosome 3, dImpGla2.1, whole genome shotgun sequence and contains these coding sequences:
- the LOC124930021 gene encoding polygalacturonase-like encodes the protein MAMSYLLVVIFFASLVSGERPWSELELNRNVNSLDLNPMRRELASPTKTFSVDSYGAKGDGSHDDTEAFAMAWKGACSSTTSAILMVPKKSYLLKPITFSGPCKSVVNVQIVGTIEASNNRGDYKEVSNRQWLMFENVENLVVQGGGTIDGNGKIWWQNSCKINDDLACKDAPTALTFLGCKNLVVKNLKIQNAQQIHVSFEKCSKVEASSLAISSPESSPNTDGIHVTNTQNIQISNCVIATGDDCISIVSGSQQVQATGITCGPGHGISIGSLGQGNSGAYVSDVVVDGVKLIRTTNGVRIKTWQGGSGSASNIKFQNIQMIGVSNPIIIDQNYCDREKKCNQETSAVQVKNILYKNIHGTSASVDAITLNCSKNYPCEQIMMQNVVIEKEDGSSAKASCINAKFSGSSVVSPNCNPV